The Cucumis melo cultivar AY chromosome 9, USDA_Cmelo_AY_1.0, whole genome shotgun sequence genome includes the window AACTTCATGAGTACCATAATTCATAGGTCCAAGTATCTTTGGATCTCGTTCTCCTTGTTCCTTTAAACAATAATgttgttttccttttttgtttgtCCAATGTTCTCAGATGTTATTAAATTATTCAGCACTATGTAGATGGTTTAATTGGCTAAATCGGGCACCGCAGCTATTTGTATACATGTGTGTGCGTTTTTGTGTATGGATTTGCTGTACTTTCTGCTTCTAGCAGGGTGCTTATGCCGCTACTTAATATGTGCAGGCGAGAGCCCTCATAGCAAAACTAACAGAGGAAAAGAATAATGCCATGCAACAGTACAACAAACTTCGTCAGGAATTGGTAAGAAGAGGAATGATTTGAAGCTTCACTAGATGCAATTTTGCTCAAGAAGCTTCACATATGATACATGGGAAACATTAACTTTACTTTTGAGATATACTTGCAAATACCTTTCGACTATTCCGCAAATGAAATATTTACTATAATATGTAACTTTCTTTGTACGGTTGCAAATAAGATTATGCTCCACTATGATTCCCCCTTTTTGTGGACTATTAGAATATCAGGGCTACTAGTTTCTTATGGTTGAGGTCTGCATTGTGCAGGAACTATTGAAGCACGATAGCAGGAAAAATGCCAGCGGCGTCTCCTTCGTGTACGTTATATTAGTCGGATTGATCGGAGTCATCTTGGGCTATATTATTAAGAAGACTTGAGAATCTCTATGCAGCAAACTGGAAtttatatcattatattttctatgatgaaaggaaaaaggaacTACTAATGTTCAGTGGGTGGATCTGTAgcaagttttaatttgttgaagTAGCAAATTGTTAGGTGGTGTTCAAGAATTTGTAGTTGCTGAATTTGCAAGGTAGCACACACTCTTTCTGTAACttaaaaagagtttttttttcttgccttttttttttctttccttttttttttcttttttttttttctattttttctccCTCAATCTCTGTTGCCGTCCAACTTGTTATATTTTGTGAAACTGTTGATTTAATAATTTTACATCTCCAATTGTTCAGCATTTCTTTCACCCAAATTTTCAACTTGCTATTTTGGTTTTCCCTTCCAGTTTGCCTTTTGATTGGAATTGTCATCATAAATTAAGAAAACATAGATGCTAATGTGCATGGTGTGTTTTCTTCTTGGATTTGATTTGTAGAACGAGTTCATAAAATTTAAGAAGTGAAACATCAATGCTTATAAATTTAATCGATGTCAACAGTGGACCAACTTGTCAACTACAAAAAGAAATCAAACCTACCTTACCTAATTTTGAAGTGTGTATTTTACACTATAAACCACTTCACCGCTATAATAGAATTTCATTTTGTCATGGATTATGGATCAACAGCTCGAAAGATGATTGATAGTGATAATTTACCATTTAATTGTGCCATTTGAACAAATTGCATTTTAGGTAGGACATTTGATAGCCTTCTTTTACAAGGCACATCACATGTTCTACTGATCACATTGACTTGTAATAACATTGAGAACGTCACCAGTAACAACCGCCTCTTGCTGCACGTCAAGTTCTACAACCACTATTACAGTTGATATGGTGTATCTCAATGATGAACATTACCTTATCTGTACACAAATCTTGTCCCCATGAATTCCAAACTACAAATTTCACAAGGCCCAGATAAATTTCAGCCACATTGTCATCAAATTATTCAGGATTCAGGAGGCCTTTGTTCATAACACAAACCTATTGAGATTTGGAAATGGAATTTGCTCCTAAAGAGATCATCTCAATATACCGAAAGTCAGCTTCCTTCAAAAACTGTGGGCTAGAGCCATGATAATATCATTCATGATCCAGAAAACCTGAGTCTTTATCTTCTGGATTTCCACCTGCATaggagtttaaataaaaataagtttttttttctctaatcaTTTCAAAGATGCTCTTCTTCTTCTAGCATGTTTATATGTTGAGATTAATCACATGTCGCAGAACCCATCAAAAGGGTCTAAATAATCTAGAATGCTAGGTGAATGAAATGTAGTGATACAATATGATTCAACAAAATTGTTAACTTCAGAAAAGTGAATGTTATTTTGTCGTATCTGTTCTTGATGAATGTAAAAAACAGAACTTCTGGTTAGTTCTCAGTGGAATTGAAGTTTGCTGAAAAGAATAGGGCTCTATAAGTCCCTATCATCTGATATCATTTAGATTCTAGAATCCCATTTAGAAGTTAAATACTCAGGTCTAAATATCAACTAATATTATAGTTGATGTTTCCAACAATTATAACCCAGAGTTAACTAGGTATCACTGTTTCAAATCCTTCTTTGTTATAGTATCTATTATTTTCTACTACCTCATTTGCTATATCCTTTCTTGTTAAATTGTTTACTATTTCCTACTCAAACTATTATAGTTTGCATACAAAATACAGCCTACTATAACCTATATGTACTAAAATAGTCTTCATTCCAAAAAATAATAACCACCAACTATGATAATCAACTCGGCACCTCAAACACTTTTATGTGAGTTGAGAAATAATGTACCATGGAATATCCGAAATAAAGAACAATGACAAGAACATTGTTGTTAGCTTAGTATATGCTTACCTCCTGGAAGATGAATCTCCTTCCCTTGAAGCTATTCCACTCTTCCGGCTTCTCTCTGCGATTAAAGCACGCTCCCTTCCCTTCTCCTTCTGCTCTCGTTTCAGACGCTCAGCCCTCAATTCTTCCAATGTCTTTTTTTCTCCCTTCTTTACATTTCCATTCCCTACTCTCGACGATCCATCATTTTCGCCAGTCTCCGTGTCATCCTTGCTGGGCCTCTCAAGGTACCATGGCATTTTGACTCCTTTTCCAGCAACACCATAACCTAACTTATACTTCTCATCTTCGGGTGTGATAACCTTTTTTTCCACTTCTTCCTTCTTCATCCTCTTCTTCTTAGACCCATCTTCCACTCCCCCATTGTCTGAACCCTTAATTGGGTCAAAAATCTTGATGCCTTCAAATAGATTTATGTGACCAGGTTTTAGGTCTGTTTCTACTGGCTTTGAAGTGTCGATTACTGGAGCTAAACCCCGTGCGGTACGAAGCTGCTCGAGACGAAACTCAGCATCTCGTTTCCTAGCCTGCTCACGTTTAAGCTGTTCTTCTTTAGCTGCAGCTTCTTCGTCTCGCTTCACTTTCTCTCTGTTTTCGTAGTTGTAAACATTCCAACGCTTTTGGGGAAGAATATTTAAACCTCCATGACCTCCCATATTCACCAAAATCTAAGAAACCAAGATTATAATTCACCAGCAGgctaacaatttaaaaataagtgCCTGGAACAATAGTTAGATGCACAAGGCAAATTCTtcacaaaattaacaaaatttcataCGAAAAAATAAATTCGCCAAGAAACTTCCAGATATTCCGCTAAAAATAACCAGAAAGCAAAAGAGGGAGAGGGAACGAGAGCGAGAGATAAAATTAGGGTTTCCAAGGGAACGcgtaattgaatttaatttcaAGATCAGAATAGGAAGTTGTTCATCCGCAACAGATTAGAAAGGGTAGGGAAATTGGGGTGGGCGTCATAATCCATCTCGAAGTCATAAAATTCCAAACAGATCTAAACCAAAccaaatcaacaaaaaaaaaaaaaaaacaaaacaaaacaaaagaaggGGAAGGAAAAAAACGATTCAACGccgaaaaaattaaaacaaaagaaatgTAGATCAGAAAACGAAACAGAAGAGAAGCAAAACCTAAGCTCGAGCTCTGGTGTTGAAGCTGTAACATATACTAGCGTTAACCGGCGGTGACGTCGGCGGTGGCCTGCAGGTTGTCGGACAGGGTAAGGGGAAAGGGCGAGGAGAAGGTGATAAAGGGCGCGCCGTGGCGTGTGGAAGACTAGAGATAGTTTTGTTCTTTTTGTTAAATTCTTCTTAATTatgtttaatttattatattattagaaaaaaatcattttatgCCCCCAAAATTTTATGAattgttaattttaaaagaaaacatatattAATTTAGCATTGTATCGATTGAGATCCTAAACATAcgattgtatcaatttaaatattgAACTTTTATGATTGTTCTAAATTAAACGTcaaaattatatcaatttaaacatttAATTCTCATAACTATatctaaataaaatataattaagatttaaattgataccATATAAATTTagagtttaa containing:
- the LOC103482616 gene encoding uncharacterized protein LOC103482616; translated protein: MGGHGGLNILPQKRWNVYNYENREKVKRDEEAAAKEEQLKREQARKRDAEFRLEQLRTARGLAPVIDTSKPVETDLKPGHINLFEGIKIFDPIKGSDNGGVEDGSKKKRMKKEEVEKKVITPEDEKYKLGYGVAGKGVKMPWYLERPSKDDTETGENDGSSRVGNGNVKKGEKKTLEELRAERLKREQKEKGRERALIAERSRKSGIASREGDSSSRRWKSRR